In a single window of the Bradyrhizobium erythrophlei genome:
- a CDS encoding alpha/beta fold hydrolase, whose translation MLSFVIGVLGALAIALPAAAQVQPFPALFRTQEIETNGVTLHVRVGGDGLAVVLLHGYGETSDMWAPLAAALMHDHTVIVPDLRGMGLSSHPAGGYDKKTQGEDIAGLLDALHIDKVELVTHDIGNMVGYAFAAEHPDRVTKFALLDAPLPGVGPWEEILKNPLLWHFRFGGPDMERLVKGRERIYLDRFWNEFSADPKKFDEASREHYARLYARPGAMHSGFEQFKAFDQDAIDNKAFLTKGMLIMPVLAVGGEKSFGPMMATVMRFAATNVQQAVIPHSGHWLMEENPADTIKLLKDFLQ comes from the coding sequence ATGCTCAGCTTTGTCATTGGGGTTCTTGGGGCGCTCGCTATTGCGCTCCCGGCGGCGGCGCAGGTGCAGCCCTTTCCTGCATTATTCCGCACGCAGGAAATCGAGACCAACGGCGTAACACTTCATGTTCGCGTCGGCGGCGACGGGCTGGCGGTCGTTCTGCTCCATGGGTATGGCGAGACCAGCGACATGTGGGCGCCGCTCGCCGCCGCGCTGATGCATGACCACACGGTTATCGTGCCCGACCTGCGCGGCATGGGCCTATCCTCACATCCGGCAGGCGGCTACGACAAGAAGACCCAGGGCGAAGACATCGCAGGCCTGCTCGACGCGTTGCATATCGACAAGGTCGAACTCGTCACCCACGACATCGGCAACATGGTCGGCTACGCCTTTGCGGCAGAGCATCCAGACCGCGTGACAAAGTTCGCCTTGCTCGACGCGCCCCTGCCCGGTGTCGGCCCGTGGGAAGAAATTCTGAAAAATCCGTTGCTATGGCACTTCCGGTTCGGCGGTCCGGACATGGAGCGGCTGGTCAAGGGCCGCGAGCGCATCTACCTCGACCGCTTCTGGAACGAGTTTTCGGCCGATCCGAAGAAGTTTGATGAGGCCTCGCGCGAACACTACGCCAGGCTCTATGCCCGCCCCGGAGCCATGCATTCCGGTTTCGAACAGTTCAAGGCCTTCGATCAGGACGCCATCGACAACAAGGCGTTTCTGACCAAAGGCATGCTGATCATGCCGGTGTTGGCGGTCGGCGGCGAGAAATCGTTCGGTCCCATGATGGCAACCGTCATGCGTTTCGCAGCCACGAATGTGCAGCAGGCCGTAATCCCCCACTCTGGACATTGGCTGATGGAAGAGAATCCAGCTGACACCATCAAGCTGCTCAAGGATTTCTTGCAATGA
- a CDS encoding LysR family transcriptional regulator — protein MLKLDGLATFVAIAEAGSISETARRLRLSKSVVSDRLTELERSLGANLVHRSTRKLTLTEDGIAFLERASRIAHDVQEAAADMAERRGALVGPLRISAPVTFGRMHLGPAIYPFIAKHPRIELTIDLDDRRVDASAGGYDAVVRHGPIADSRLMAWRLAPSRRALVASPDYLARQGTPGSMADLDGHRGIFYTNRGVGDWRFSGSNGATIVRGRAALLVNNGDMMRDAALAGLGIALLPTFIAGGDIKTGRLQVIDVGVRPEEEFIYVAHPEGRRPSAKLKAFADCLRDAFGDPAYWER, from the coding sequence ATGCTGAAGCTCGATGGCTTAGCCACTTTCGTCGCGATCGCCGAGGCCGGGTCGATCAGCGAGACCGCGCGGCGGCTGCGATTGTCCAAGTCCGTGGTGAGCGACCGGCTGACCGAACTCGAAAGAAGTCTCGGCGCTAACCTTGTGCACCGCAGCACACGCAAGCTGACGCTGACCGAGGACGGGATCGCCTTCCTTGAGCGGGCCTCCCGCATCGCGCACGACGTTCAGGAGGCCGCCGCCGATATGGCAGAGCGGCGCGGGGCCTTGGTAGGCCCGTTGCGCATCTCCGCGCCCGTCACCTTTGGTCGCATGCACCTGGGGCCGGCTATCTACCCGTTTATCGCCAAACATCCCCGCATCGAATTGACGATCGATCTCGACGATCGCCGTGTCGACGCCAGCGCCGGTGGCTACGACGCTGTGGTTCGGCACGGTCCAATCGCGGACTCGCGTCTGATGGCGTGGCGCCTGGCACCGAGCCGCCGGGCCCTCGTCGCATCACCGGACTATCTTGCGCGACAAGGCACGCCCGGATCGATGGCCGATCTCGATGGTCATCGTGGGATCTTCTACACGAACCGGGGCGTCGGCGACTGGCGCTTCTCAGGATCGAACGGAGCAACAATCGTGCGCGGCCGAGCAGCGCTGCTCGTGAACAACGGCGACATGATGCGTGACGCGGCGCTCGCCGGGCTGGGCATTGCGCTTCTGCCGACGTTTATTGCGGGCGGCGACATAAAGACTGGCCGCTTGCAAGTGATCGACGTCGGAGTGCGACCTGAGGAGGAGTTTATCTATGTGGCCCACCCGGAGGGTCGGCGGCCGTCCGCCAAGTTGAAGGCCTTCGCCGATTGCTTGCGTGATGCGTTTGGTGATCCGGCCTATTGGGAGCGATGA
- a CDS encoding adenylate/guanylate cyclase domain-containing protein: MTKDLDFSLADRKAELLRWLSEDGRFALDTGGLLEMLCEKLTVLGAPIARATVHVRTLHPEFRGISRIWRRGQSTEFRSSRHGIESTSDYQNSPLQYVIETGQWVDTVLSEATDRRFPILATLRAQGITHYVMAPLIFSNRIVNAISWGSDAPSGFGEADVELFRCLVPTFAPVLEVTAGRRIYGELLATYVGRDPCARIMAGAVQRGNVHHIKAAMLLADLRGFSRLTDELPEQRIIELLNAFFDLVVPGVIGSGGDILKYIGDAVIAIFPVTGDDPALACESALVAAQTTLAALQASPPEVQQHISIDIALHYGDAAYGNIGSGNRLDFTAVGRDINILSRLELLCKDVGRPLLMSGAFAAEVAAPVFEIGHFELRGFRQHQSLYGLCQDGEVPAAPMWTDCA, encoded by the coding sequence GTGACCAAGGATCTCGATTTCTCACTTGCTGATCGCAAGGCCGAGCTTCTGCGCTGGCTAAGCGAGGACGGACGTTTTGCGCTCGATACCGGTGGGCTTCTTGAGATGCTCTGCGAGAAGCTCACCGTGCTCGGGGCGCCGATAGCCCGCGCCACAGTGCATGTCCGTACGCTGCATCCAGAATTCCGGGGAATATCGCGTATCTGGCGCCGTGGACAGAGTACCGAGTTCCGATCGTCGCGACACGGTATCGAGTCTACGTCGGATTACCAGAATAGCCCCCTTCAGTACGTTATCGAAACCGGACAGTGGGTTGATACTGTCCTTAGCGAAGCCACCGATCGGCGCTTCCCGATCCTCGCAACGCTGCGGGCGCAAGGCATTACCCATTACGTGATGGCGCCCCTTATCTTTTCGAATCGGATCGTTAACGCGATATCGTGGGGAAGCGACGCTCCCAGCGGGTTTGGGGAAGCGGACGTTGAACTCTTTCGCTGTCTAGTTCCGACCTTTGCCCCAGTTCTCGAAGTGACGGCGGGCCGGCGGATCTATGGTGAGCTTCTTGCCACCTACGTAGGTCGAGATCCGTGCGCGCGGATTATGGCCGGCGCCGTCCAGCGCGGAAACGTCCACCACATCAAGGCGGCAATGCTGCTCGCCGACTTGCGTGGTTTCAGCCGACTGACAGATGAGCTTCCGGAGCAAAGAATCATTGAACTCCTAAATGCCTTCTTCGATCTGGTCGTCCCTGGCGTCATCGGCAGCGGAGGTGACATCCTGAAGTATATCGGTGATGCGGTCATCGCGATCTTTCCAGTCACCGGCGATGATCCGGCGCTGGCCTGTGAGTCGGCCCTGGTTGCAGCGCAGACAACGCTGGCTGCGCTCCAGGCTTCACCGCCCGAGGTCCAGCAGCATATTTCCATCGATATTGCTCTGCACTACGGTGATGCCGCATACGGCAATATTGGCTCTGGCAATCGCCTCGACTTCACCGCCGTCGGGCGCGACATCAACATCCTCAGCCGGCTGGAACTCCTCTGCAAGGATGTTGGCCGGCCACTGCTCATGAGTGGTGCTTTTGCCGCAGAAGTTGCGGCACCGGTCTTTGAAATCGGCCATTTCGAATTGCGCGGCTTCCGTCAGCATCAGTCCTTGTACGGGTTGTGCCAAGACGGCGAGGTGCCTGCTGCGCCCATGTGGACGGATTGCGCGTAG
- a CDS encoding ATP-binding protein → MTLLSRLFVLVAVALLPAIAIQAYNEFDLRRARQVEVQNQTLSLAKLAAAEQQQIVQGIRQVLIAMSEVPAIKTRDSQACDAYLAAMQQRFPASIRFLVTDLNGRSFCNTNSDHLPINIAARPYFADILKNRTFTVGEFSKGLATGRNVIQFALPFYGDDGRMGGVIVAGLGLDWLADYIARKGAPEGAALAITDRNGTYLARYPDNSRLVGKKMRGDKYLNLDQRGAVDILDINGVERIIGYSTLGADSGGLFVGYSVDKAQAFADIQYRTRRDILLIVLSTSLVLVLTLLGARRFIHRPLGQLVNAANQWRLGDYARRVDIADKSEIARVADAFNTMADALEHREHELSEAKEKAEEAAARITTIFESTTDSVVIVDRDWRVSYLNGRAWTQIGEGRDPIGAKLWEAFQDAADTEIFSQLREIMSDQRPASFEAFCPRRGVWYALNAFPSSEGLAVFFRDITEHKQAVEARRLMQDQLHQSQKMESVGQLTGGVAHDFNNLLMVVSANLELIEEAADNGKVRQLAAAARGAANRGAKLTAQLLAFSRRQVLNPKLVDANQLISEFQGLIRQAVGGSCEVKLRTDERFWLCHVDPPLLETALLNLALNGRDAMPDGGVLEIETRNVVLNEGAVAGCLPGSYVKVSVTDTGCGMPPEVRDRVFEPFFTTKEVGKGTGLGLSMVYGFVRQSGGHVAVESAPGVGTTVALYLPKAKQKRDAGVEAIQPQAIPEGSERILVVEDNEDILEVTSAMLTTFGYWVVCARTGAEAIQMFESGREFELLFSDVVMPNGMNGVELAREARRLSKGIKILLTSGYAGDVLERHRAVDEFPIIDKPFRLADLARRLRSIVHEAQDPHVPSLPPRTGTAN, encoded by the coding sequence GTGACTCTCTTATCACGCCTATTCGTGCTGGTGGCTGTCGCACTACTGCCAGCGATCGCGATCCAAGCATACAATGAATTCGATCTGCGTCGTGCGCGCCAGGTCGAAGTGCAGAACCAAACGCTCAGCCTGGCCAAACTAGCCGCGGCAGAACAGCAGCAGATCGTACAGGGAATTCGTCAAGTCCTGATCGCGATGTCGGAGGTCCCGGCGATAAAGACGAGGGACAGCCAAGCGTGCGATGCTTACCTGGCTGCGATGCAGCAGCGATTTCCGGCGTCCATCAGGTTTCTCGTCACCGACTTGAATGGCCGGTCCTTCTGCAACACGAACAGCGACCATCTGCCAATCAACATCGCTGCGCGGCCCTACTTTGCCGACATCTTGAAAAACCGCACATTCACGGTCGGAGAATTCTCGAAAGGTCTGGCAACCGGCCGGAACGTCATCCAGTTTGCGTTGCCGTTCTACGGCGACGATGGCCGCATGGGCGGCGTCATTGTGGCGGGTCTTGGCCTCGATTGGCTCGCTGACTACATCGCTCGAAAGGGCGCTCCGGAGGGAGCGGCGCTCGCCATCACGGATCGCAATGGCACGTATCTCGCCCGCTACCCCGATAACAGCCGGCTTGTCGGCAAAAAGATGCGCGGTGACAAATACCTGAATCTGGACCAACGGGGAGCGGTCGATATCCTCGACATCAATGGAGTGGAGCGGATCATCGGCTACTCAACCTTGGGCGCCGATTCCGGGGGGCTTTTTGTCGGCTATAGCGTCGACAAGGCGCAGGCCTTCGCCGACATCCAATATCGCACGCGGCGCGACATCCTTCTGATCGTCCTGAGCACCTCGCTGGTGTTGGTGCTGACATTGTTGGGCGCTAGGCGATTCATCCATCGCCCGCTTGGCCAATTGGTCAACGCCGCGAACCAATGGCGGCTGGGTGATTATGCCCGACGTGTGGACATCGCTGATAAATCCGAAATCGCCCGAGTCGCCGACGCGTTCAATACGATGGCCGATGCACTGGAGCACCGCGAGCACGAATTGTCGGAGGCGAAGGAAAAAGCCGAGGAAGCCGCGGCTCGGATCACGACGATCTTTGAGAGTACGACCGACAGCGTGGTCATCGTCGATCGAGACTGGCGGGTCAGCTACCTTAATGGGCGAGCCTGGACGCAGATAGGCGAAGGGCGCGATCCGATCGGTGCGAAACTATGGGAAGCCTTCCAGGATGCTGCCGACACGGAGATTTTCAGCCAACTTCGAGAAATCATGTCGGACCAGCGCCCGGCCTCGTTCGAAGCGTTCTGTCCTCGCCGCGGTGTCTGGTACGCGCTCAATGCGTTCCCCTCCAGCGAAGGCCTCGCAGTCTTCTTCCGAGACATCACCGAGCATAAGCAGGCCGTGGAGGCGCGCCGCCTCATGCAGGATCAGCTTCACCAGAGCCAGAAGATGGAATCGGTCGGCCAACTCACGGGCGGTGTCGCGCACGACTTCAACAACCTGCTTATGGTGGTCTCCGCGAACCTCGAGCTCATCGAGGAGGCGGCAGATAATGGCAAGGTCCGGCAGCTCGCCGCGGCCGCACGGGGTGCCGCTAATCGGGGAGCAAAGCTAACGGCGCAGCTTCTCGCCTTTTCCCGACGGCAGGTACTGAACCCAAAACTGGTCGACGCAAACCAGCTCATTTCTGAGTTCCAGGGGCTTATCCGCCAAGCAGTCGGAGGAAGCTGCGAGGTCAAGCTGCGGACCGATGAGCGATTTTGGCTGTGCCATGTCGATCCGCCACTGCTCGAGACCGCTCTCCTCAACCTGGCTCTGAATGGGCGCGACGCAATGCCGGATGGCGGCGTTCTCGAGATCGAGACGCGGAACGTCGTTTTGAATGAGGGAGCCGTGGCCGGGTGCTTGCCCGGATCGTATGTCAAGGTGTCCGTCACGGACACCGGCTGCGGGATGCCTCCTGAAGTACGGGATCGGGTTTTTGAGCCCTTCTTCACGACCAAGGAGGTTGGCAAGGGCACCGGACTCGGCCTCAGCATGGTCTATGGCTTTGTCCGACAATCCGGAGGGCATGTTGCTGTCGAAAGCGCGCCTGGAGTGGGGACCACGGTCGCTCTGTATCTACCCAAAGCCAAGCAAAAGCGTGATGCCGGGGTGGAAGCCATCCAACCGCAGGCCATCCCTGAAGGTTCGGAGCGAATCCTTGTGGTCGAGGACAATGAGGATATCCTGGAAGTCACGTCGGCAATGCTAACCACGTTCGGCTACTGGGTTGTTTGCGCTCGGACTGGGGCGGAGGCCATCCAGATGTTCGAGAGTGGCCGAGAATTTGAACTCTTGTTCAGCGATGTAGTGATGCCAAACGGAATGAATGGCGTTGAGCTTGCCCGCGAAGCGAGGCGGCTGAGCAAAGGCATCAAGATCCTGCTCACCTCGGGCTACGCGGGAGACGTGTTGGAAAGACATCGAGCGGTAGACGAGTTTCCGATCATCGACAAACCTTTCCGCCTGGCAGACTTGGCGCGGCGTCTGCGGTCAATCGTGCACGAAGCGCAAGATCCTCATGTCCCCTCTTTGCCTCCTCGTACGGGAACGGCCAACTGA
- a CDS encoding pentapeptide repeat-containing protein, which translates to MIGRRGLLAAAVGTLAALSGPGVGVGRRRVTQDELNDAIALHRLWLEERIRGHRADFASCNLSGLDFGFGVRDQVVLRNAEFTDADLNGTGGNDVNFHHASLQYADLAGSHLKAPVFSNAVLNGVDCRNAVWGWPSRGAAIAAGEDQPRLCMPFS; encoded by the coding sequence ATGATCGGCCGACGCGGGCTGCTCGCAGCTGCGGTCGGAACCTTGGCCGCGCTGTCCGGTCCTGGCGTTGGCGTCGGTCGACGGCGGGTGACGCAGGACGAGCTTAACGATGCCATCGCTCTGCACCGCCTATGGCTGGAGGAGAGGATCCGCGGACACAGAGCCGATTTTGCTTCCTGCAATCTGTCCGGGCTCGATTTCGGCTTCGGCGTCCGCGATCAGGTGGTGCTGCGCAATGCCGAGTTCACGGATGCTGACCTCAACGGCACCGGGGGCAACGACGTGAACTTTCACCACGCTTCGCTGCAATATGCCGACTTGGCCGGATCCCATCTGAAGGCTCCGGTCTTCAGCAACGCTGTCCTGAACGGCGTTGACTGCAGAAACGCCGTTTGGGGTTGGCCTTCGCGCGGAGCGGCGATTGCCGCCGGAGAGGACCAGCCCCGTCTTTGTATGCCGTTTTCATGA
- a CDS encoding pentapeptide repeat-containing protein: MNTSLSEAVFDDARVRGFFYDCSLTAASLVGTDLSHSQFVGPRGANRFGRARLIETRFRYTKISTAVFKRAVMEKADFLGAVLAPEIAPHLTDRKILPSCVPGQAPVDD; this comes from the coding sequence ATGAATACGTCGCTTTCCGAGGCCGTATTCGACGACGCGCGCGTACGAGGCTTCTTTTACGACTGTTCATTGACGGCCGCATCGCTGGTTGGGACCGACTTGTCGCACTCGCAGTTCGTCGGTCCGCGCGGCGCAAACCGCTTCGGTAGGGCGAGGCTGATCGAGACACGCTTCCGCTACACGAAAATTTCGACGGCCGTATTCAAGCGGGCCGTTATGGAGAAGGCCGATTTTCTCGGCGCCGTATTAGCTCCGGAGATCGCACCGCATCTAACGGACCGAAAAATCCTTCCATCCTGCGTACCAGGGCAAGCGCCTGTTGACGATTGA
- a CDS encoding DinB family protein has protein sequence MTPDQFRQRAGYNRWANARLYAATLALSDQAYRLHIGVFFGSLHGTLNHLLLTDRLWLKRLTGEGDHPNRLDAILYEDRAGLTRARVAEDIRLIAVVEKYDEAALVNLHSYKTTSGMPQSQVLSDILLHLFNHQTHHRGQAHACLSILTGGEPPSLDLLVFQRGGTAPDLQALI, from the coding sequence ATGACCCCAGATCAATTTCGGCAGCGTGCCGGCTATAATCGCTGGGCCAACGCCCGCCTGTATGCAGCCACGCTTGCGTTATCTGATCAGGCGTACCGTCTCCACATAGGCGTCTTCTTCGGTAGCCTGCACGGTACACTCAACCATTTGCTGCTGACCGACCGCCTCTGGCTGAAAAGGCTGACCGGTGAAGGCGACCATCCAAACCGGCTTGATGCAATTTTATACGAAGACCGGGCCGGACTAACCCGGGCACGGGTCGCCGAAGATATCCGGCTAATTGCAGTGGTTGAGAAGTACGACGAAGCGGCGCTGGTCAATCTCCACAGCTACAAGACGACATCCGGGATGCCGCAGTCACAGGTCCTTTCAGATATTTTGCTGCATTTGTTCAATCACCAGACCCATCATCGCGGTCAGGCACACGCCTGCCTATCGATATTGACCGGGGGCGAACCACCATCACTCGACTTGCTGGTTTTTCAGCGGGGAGGCACCGCGCCGGATCTCCAAGCCCTGATCTAA
- a CDS encoding GNAT family N-acetyltransferase, with protein sequence MAAYPVGHGPKPVSSAIYLSQQNCEKQGYGTRSVEAVEAEAINRGCDQIVLRTHDFQAPQFYIKLGFAVIGRIPDYPVDHQEITMIKLLTRPRVMT encoded by the coding sequence TTGGCGGCATATCCGGTTGGACATGGGCCAAAACCTGTTTCATCAGCCATCTATTTGTCCCAGCAGAATTGCGAAAAGCAGGGATACGGGACCCGATCGGTGGAAGCAGTCGAGGCTGAAGCAATCAACCGAGGATGCGACCAGATCGTACTTCGAACGCATGACTTTCAAGCCCCGCAGTTTTACATCAAGCTTGGCTTTGCAGTAATCGGAAGGATTCCAGACTATCCGGTCGATCACCAAGAAATCACGATGATAAAACTTTTGACCAGACCGAGGGTGATGACGTGA